One genomic segment of Acidimicrobiales bacterium includes these proteins:
- a CDS encoding acyl-CoA dehydrogenase family protein — MTPATEERDDPALVEAAVTQLLADHPPGSTDPVTFLRAQFDAGLAYVWFPLGYGGLGQPVGAQARVDERLAAAGAPPSGRLTNSIAAGQGAASILAFGSEEQKRHY, encoded by the coding sequence ATGACCCCGGCGACGGAGGAGCGCGACGACCCGGCTCTGGTCGAGGCGGCGGTGACGCAGCTGCTCGCCGACCACCCGCCCGGCTCGACGGACCCGGTCACCTTTCTCCGGGCCCAGTTCGACGCCGGCCTCGCCTACGTGTGGTTCCCGCTCGGCTACGGGGGCTTGGGGCAACCCGTCGGGGCCCAGGCCCGAGTGGACGAGCGTCTGGCGGCAGCCGGTGCCCCGCCCAGTGGACGGTTGACCAACTCGATAGCTGCCGGCCAGGGCGCGGCGAGCATTCTTGCCTTCGGAAGCGAAGAGCAGAAGCGCCATTACC